One Streptococcus gallolyticus subsp. gallolyticus DSM 16831 DNA window includes the following coding sequences:
- the dexB gene encoding glucan 1,6-alpha-glucosidase DexB, translating to MEKHWWHKATIYQIYPKSFKDSNGDGIGDLQGIISKLDYLQKLGITAIWLSPVYQSPMDDNGYDISNYEAIADIFGDMSDMEELLAQAKARGIRIIMDLVVNHTSDEHAWFVEARENPASPYRDFYIWRDEPNELDSIFGGSAWAYDGKTGQYYLHFFSKKQPDLNWENFALRKSVYDMMNRWIDKGISGFRMDVIDMIGKMPDQLISNNGPKLHDYLKEMHQETLAGKDLLTVGETWGATPEIAKQYSSPDEKELSMVFQFEHIGLQHKPNASKWEYEKELNVPALKAIFNKWQTELELGQGWNSLFWDNHDLPRVLSIWGDTDTYREKSAKALAICLHLMRGTPYIYQGEEIGMTNYPFKDLGEIDDIESLNFAKEALENGKTSEEVLDSIRMIGRDNARTPMQWDSSKNAGFSTADKTWLPVNPNYQDINVQAALDNPESIFYTYQKLIKLRKENEWLIDADFELLETADKVFAYLRKTADATYLVVANLSDQAQPFECDLSYQATIISNTAELADFENHQLQPWDAFCVKVG from the coding sequence ATGGAAAAACATTGGTGGCATAAAGCAACCATTTATCAAATTTACCCAAAATCATTTAAGGATTCAAATGGTGATGGAATTGGTGATTTGCAAGGGATTATCAGTAAACTTGACTACTTACAAAAGCTTGGTATTACAGCGATTTGGCTTTCTCCCGTTTATCAGTCTCCGATGGATGATAATGGTTATGATATTTCAAATTATGAGGCGATTGCGGATATTTTTGGAGATATGTCTGACATGGAAGAATTGCTAGCGCAGGCAAAAGCGCGTGGTATTCGCATTATCATGGATTTGGTGGTTAATCACACATCAGATGAACATGCTTGGTTTGTTGAAGCGCGTGAAAATCCTGCCAGCCCATACCGTGATTTTTACATTTGGCGTGATGAACCAAATGAGCTTGATTCTATTTTTGGTGGCTCTGCCTGGGCATATGATGGCAAAACTGGGCAATATTATTTGCACTTTTTCAGCAAGAAACAGCCAGATTTGAATTGGGAAAATTTCGCATTACGCAAGTCTGTTTACGACATGATGAATCGCTGGATTGACAAAGGTATTTCTGGCTTTCGTATGGACGTGATTGACATGATTGGGAAAATGCCAGACCAATTAATTTCTAATAATGGACCAAAATTGCATGATTATCTCAAAGAAATGCATCAAGAAACCTTGGCTGGAAAGGATTTGTTAACGGTTGGCGAAACTTGGGGCGCAACACCAGAAATTGCTAAGCAGTACTCATCCCCAGATGAAAAAGAATTATCAATGGTTTTTCAATTTGAACATATCGGTCTGCAACACAAGCCAAATGCTTCAAAATGGGAATACGAAAAAGAATTAAATGTTCCCGCACTCAAAGCCATTTTCAACAAGTGGCAGACAGAGCTTGAGCTTGGTCAGGGTTGGAATTCGCTTTTTTGGGATAATCATGATTTGCCACGTGTTTTATCTATTTGGGGAGACACAGACACTTATCGTGAAAAATCAGCCAAAGCGCTAGCGATTTGCTTGCACCTAATGCGTGGTACGCCTTACATCTACCAAGGAGAAGAAATCGGCATGACTAACTATCCTTTCAAGGATTTAGGAGAAATTGATGACATTGAGTCGCTCAATTTTGCCAAAGAAGCGCTTGAAAATGGTAAGACGTCAGAAGAAGTGCTAGACAGTATTCGCATGATTGGACGCGATAATGCTAGAACGCCAATGCAATGGGATAGTAGCAAGAATGCAGGATTTTCAACAGCTGATAAGACTTGGTTGCCAGTTAATCCAAACTATCAGGACATCAATGTCCAAGCTGCTTTAGACAATCCAGAATCTATTTTCTATACTTATCAAAAACTCATCAAGCTTCGCAAGGAAAATGAGTGGTTGATTGATGCGGATTTTGAACTTTTAGAGACAGCAGATAAGGTCTTTGCCTATCTCAGAAAAACTGCGGACGCTACTTATCTTGTTGTGGCTAACCTATCAGACCAAGCGCAACCATTTGAATGCGACCTTAGCTACCAAGCAACTATTATCAGCAATACCGCAGAACTTGCTGATTTTGAAAATCATCAACTTCAACCATGGGATGCCTTTTGCGTTAAAGTTGGGTGA
- a CDS encoding LacI family DNA-binding transcriptional regulator, whose amino-acid sequence MATLKDIAKLAKVSSATVSRVLNQDATLSVSEETRHRILTVAEELGYEKHKRSTNILQERQKIAIVQWYSEQEELNDLYYYSIRIGIEKRAQELDYDIIRYFNNDILTISENICGIIAIGKFSSAQISKLEKLSQNLVFVDSDTLNAGHPCVTTDFDNAVIKVLDYFMDQGFTKIGMIAGEERTTDQQELIVDQRFRTFKNYAYENNLYNPNYVFVGDFSAQAGYELMKKAITELGNDLPQAFFVANDTLAIGALRALQEASIIVPDRVSLISFNDTPLTKQVFPALSSITVYTEEMGRTAVDILNRQLINHNTIPTMTRLATTLTLRDSTK is encoded by the coding sequence ATGGCTACATTAAAAGACATTGCAAAGTTGGCAAAGGTTTCATCAGCAACCGTTTCTCGGGTGCTTAATCAAGATGCTACCCTTTCTGTTAGCGAGGAAACACGGCATCGCATTTTAACCGTTGCTGAAGAGTTGGGGTACGAAAAGCACAAACGCAGCACAAATATCTTACAAGAACGGCAAAAAATTGCTATTGTGCAATGGTACAGTGAGCAAGAAGAACTCAATGACCTCTATTATTACAGCATTCGTATCGGAATCGAAAAACGCGCTCAAGAGCTGGACTATGATATTATTCGTTACTTTAATAATGATATTTTAACGATTTCTGAAAACATCTGTGGTATTATTGCCATCGGTAAATTTTCTAGCGCACAAATTTCAAAACTCGAAAAATTGTCTCAAAATCTTGTGTTTGTTGACAGCGACACACTCAATGCAGGACACCCTTGCGTGACCACTGATTTTGATAATGCTGTTATCAAGGTGCTTGATTACTTTATGGACCAAGGGTTCACAAAAATCGGGATGATTGCTGGCGAAGAACGCACAACCGACCAACAAGAACTCATTGTTGACCAACGCTTCCGTACTTTCAAAAATTACGCCTATGAAAATAATCTCTACAATCCTAACTACGTATTTGTCGGAGATTTTTCAGCACAAGCAGGATATGAATTAATGAAAAAAGCCATTACCGAACTTGGTAATGACCTCCCTCAAGCTTTCTTTGTTGCCAATGACACCCTTGCAATCGGTGCGCTTCGCGCTCTCCAAGAAGCTAGTATCATTGTGCCAGACCGCGTTAGCCTCATCTCTTTTAACGACACCCCACTAACTAAACAAGTCTTTCCAGCCTTATCAAGCATCACTGTCTATACTGAAGAAATGGGACGGACTGCCGTTGACATCCTTAATCGCCAACTTATCAACCATAACACTATCCCAACAATGACAAGACTTGCAACCACCCTAACATTGCGAGATAGCACGAAATAA